The genomic window GGATTTTTGTTTGAAAAATTCATACAATATTCCGTCATCTAAACAATGTGCTAAACTTTAAACTTAGATTCCACGCCCCATTTTATTTCGCTCTGAATGACAAAATCGACTTGTAAACTTTGCTGAGTGAAACGCCTTTGTGATAAAATAATGATGATTATTAAACCTAACGGGTTTTTAAAACCCGTTAGGTTTGAATGTGTACGAACGACAATATTAGTGTTATTAGTGAAATTTATTTGTGTAATTAGTGTTTAAAAATCATAAGATTAATTTGAACAATCCGCGCAATACCCCGAAATAAAACCATTAAAATTCACAGATTGATAGCCTTGTGGCAATTTCACTTCCATCTCATTAGGTAAGCATTCTATTTTCCCACAAGTTAAGCATCTGAAATGGAAATGATTATGCTTGTGTTTTTTTTCTGAGCAATTCACACAGATGGCAAAATAATATTTCCCGTCATCGCCTAGGATTTTATGCACAATTCCATCTTCACAGAAACTGTTCAGGACTCTGTAAATCGTGGCCCGGTCTACCGTTTCGCCCAATTCTTTCTGTAAAATCTCCTGACTTACCGCCGATTTTGAGCTCTTTAAAGACTCCAGGATCAGTTGTTTTGTGATGGTATTTCTCTTTGCCATGTTGCAAATATAAAAATTATTATTGCGATTAAGTCGCATTAATGAAAAATTATTTTACCTTTGCAACAAGCAACAAGCAACAAGCAACAAGCAACAAAAAAACTATGGAAAACAAATTTGATGTCATTATCATAGGAGGAAGCTACGCAGGATTATCTGCCGGGATGTCTCTGGGAAGATCTTTGAGAAAAGTTTTAATCATCGATAGCGGAAAACCCTGCAACAGACAGACTCCGCATTCCCATAATTTCATTACTCATGACGGGAAAACTCCGAAAGAAATTTCTGATCTGGCAAAAGAACAGGTGGAAAAATATGAAACGGTACACTTCCATAACGGAATAGTGATAAAAACAGTAAAAGTTTCAGAAGATTTTCAAGTGGAAACAGATAATGGAGAAAATTTTTTCGCTAAAAAACTGATTTTAGCTTCAGGAGTTAAGGATATGATGCCCGATATTTCAGGATTTTCAGAATGCTGGGGAATTTCTGTGATTCACTGTCCTTATTGCCATGGCTACGAAGTAAAAGGCGAGCCAACAGGTATTCTTTCCAACGGGGAAATGTTGTTCGAATTTTCTAAGCTTGTTTATAATCTTACCAAAGACCTCACTTTATTTACCAATGGAAAAGCGGATTTAAGCAACGAACAGATTGAAATTTTAAATAAGAATAAAATCAACCTGGTAGAGGATGAAATAGAAGCAATCATCCATGAAAACGGACAAATGCAAAAATTAATTTTAAAAACCGGAAACGAAGTTGCATTAAAAGCTTTGTACGCAA from Chryseobacterium wanjuense includes these protein-coding regions:
- a CDS encoding NAD(P)/FAD-dependent oxidoreductase, with amino-acid sequence MENKFDVIIIGGSYAGLSAGMSLGRSLRKVLIIDSGKPCNRQTPHSHNFITHDGKTPKEISDLAKEQVEKYETVHFHNGIVIKTVKVSEDFQVETDNGENFFAKKLILASGVKDMMPDISGFSECWGISVIHCPYCHGYEVKGEPTGILSNGEMLFEFSKLVYNLTKDLTLFTNGKADLSNEQIEILNKNKINLVEDEIEAIIHENGQMQKLILKTGNEVALKALYAKIPFEQNINTEDLGLELTEHGFIKIDHFHKTNVDGVFACGDNVTMMRSVANAVAQGNFTGAIINKELCDEEFS
- a CDS encoding Fur family transcriptional regulator, which translates into the protein MAKRNTITKQLILESLKSSKSAVSQEILQKELGETVDRATIYRVLNSFCEDGIVHKILGDDGKYYFAICVNCSEKKHKHNHFHFRCLTCGKIECLPNEMEVKLPQGYQSVNFNGFISGYCADCSN